The Candidatus Hinthialibacter antarcticus genome includes the window CGGTTGAAGTTCCAATCGGCGTGTCGATTCGCGAAGTGATTGAGGCGTGCGGCGGGGCGTCGGTTGAACCGTACGCGGTGCTGACCGGCGGCGCCATGATGGGCAAACTGCCCGCCAGTCTGGATGAACCGATTACGAAGACTACGGGCGGACTATTGGTCTTTCCGACTGACCACTCCTTGATTCATAAATACCAACGCACCGAAACCGCGATCAAAGTGATCGGGAAATCGGCTTGCGATCAATGTTCTTTTTGTACCGAACTCTGCCCGCGTTATTTGTTGGGGCATCCCATCGAGCCGCATAAGGCCATGCGCGCTTTGGGATTCAGCCATGAAAAATTAAGCCTGATCGGCGGTTCAATGTTTTGCTGCGAGTGCAACATTTGCAGCCTGATTGCATGTCCCGAAGACCTTGATCCCAAAAATGTATGCGTGATGAATAAGGTCGAACTGCGGGCCGAATCCTATAAGTACCCGGAAGATGCGCCTAAGCGCGACGTGCATGGAATGCGCGAAGGCCGCCAGACGCCGATCTCAAGATTGATTCAAAAACTGGGGCTGTCTGAATTCACCAACAAAGGCCCATTGACGGAGATTCCGCTGAACCCGAAATTCGTAACGATTCCATTGCGCCAACACATTGGCGCACCCGCGCAGGCGGCGGTGAAGCGCGGCGACCGCGTACGCGTCGGCGATGTGATCGGATCCATTGAAGACGGTCAATTGGGGTGTCCCGTTCATGCCAGCATGGACGGCGTTGTCCGTGAAGTAAATGAAACGCAAATTATCATTGACGCATAAGGAACGAATCCATGTCGCAAGCCATTGGAATGTTAGAACTTTCAAGCATCGGCGTCGGCTTTGAAGCCCAGGACGCCATGTTAAAAGCCTCTTCGGTGAAATTGTTGATCGCACGAACGATCTGTTCGGGCAAGTACGCGGTGGTGGTTGGCGGCGAGGTCTCAGACGTGCAAAGCAGTCTGGAAGCGGGCATTGCGCTTTGCAAAGACGCGCTGATCGACAAACTGTTGATTCCCAATGTGCATCCCAGCGTTTTTCCGGCTGTCTCGAATTCCGTCGAACTCAAAGCCAGCGATTGTGGCGCGATGGGCATCGTCGAGACTTTCACGGTGTCGTGCATTCTCGAAGCGGCGGACGCAGCCGCCAAAGCGGCGGACGTGACCCTGTTTCGCGTTCATGTCGCGATGGCGATTGGCGGCAAAGGGTTTCTTCAAATTACCGGCGACGTGTCTTCGGTACGCGCAGCGGTCGCCGAAGCCGCGCAGGTCGCGATTGAACGCGGCGTGTTGGTGAGCAAGGTGGTCATCCCCAATCCACGCGAAGAGCTGTTTTACGAAACCATATAAATGTAGTATTGCTCATACCCATCAAACGGTTCCGCATCAATGTTCAATTGATCGCCAGGTCAATTCTTGTCGGCATAATTTTTGAAATACATAAAGGATGTGTTATGAAAACTACCTCTTTTCTATTCATCGCCATTGTTTTTACTATGCAATTTGCTTCCACTGAAACAGTTGAGGTTGGAGAATTCCCTCAGGAAGTCGCGCAAACGTATACCACCAGCAACGGACTGCCTTCAAACCAGATTAACTGCATCGCCGTGACCGACGACGGCGTGGTCTATGCCGGGACAGACAAGGGAATTGCAGTTTTTAAGAATGAAAAATGGTCAACATTAACGACTCTAAATATCATGATGGAAGGCGACGCCATTGTTCATGCAATTGATATTCGTGAGAACCGGGTCGTTGCAGCAGTGAGAAATAAATTATTCGTATTTCCTGTGAAAGATGCAGGCAGATTTCTTCCCGATATGTCATTAGAAACTGAAGACTTTTCTGGAATTGCACTGGCGCCCACTGACCAGTTCAGCCCAACTGTTGTTCTGAGCGCAAATTACAGTGGATTGTATCAGCATGTAAATGTTACTCGGCGAAGCGAGAACCAGAAATCAAATGTTATTTCGCAAGCCTATGTTTATTCTCTTGCAATAAATGATTTGGGGCGTATTGCTTTTGGCGCTGCTGATGGTTTGTATATGAGAACAAAAACAGACAAGCATGCCCAGTTGTTATTTCCCAGTGACTCTCAAGGGCGGTCGTGGGCGCCGAGGGATGTGCGCGCCGTCGACTTTGATAGAGACGGCAACCTGTGGTTTGCCAGTCCTCAAGGGATAGGCAAGTGGGACGGCGAGTCCTGGACGCTTTTCGAAGGCAAAGACGGCTTGCCCTATAACGATTTTACCTGCATGGATGCAAGCAATGATGACGTATGGTTCGGTACGCAGAAGGGCGCCATTTTTTATGACGGCGATGAATTTCATTACCGCCAGGGGCTGCGCTGGTTGCCGGACGATGAAGTCAACGGCGTCGCTGTCGATCAAGACGGCAACGCCTGGTTCGCTACCAAGGCGGGCGTGGGCGTGATTCGCCGCGTTCCAATGACGCTGGCGCAAAAAGCCGCTTACTATGAGAATGAAGTTGAGCAATACATCAAACGCACCGAGTACGGCTATCTCTCCGAAGTCCACTTAGCGAAGCCCGGCGACCGCAGCGAGATCATTTATTCCGACAGCGACAACGACGGCCTTTGGACCAGCATGTACGGCGCGGGCGAATGTTACGCCTTCGCAGCAACAAAAGACCCCGACGCGAAACGACGCGCACAAGAATCTTTTGAGGCGCTGCGCTTTCTCAGCGTCGCCCCCGACCAAGGCGTGATAGAACAACAGCCGGGGTACGTTGCGCGTACGGTCTTACCAACCACGGAACCTGACCCCAACAAACGCCACGGGCACACCATTGAAGGCCAGCAGGAACACCGCGATAACCAAGATGCGTTGTGGAAGGTCTACACGCCGCGTTGGGTCAAAACCAAAGACGGCAAGTATTGGTATAAGACTGATACCAGTTCCGACGAACTCGACGGGCATTACTTTTTCTATCCGCTCTATTACGACCTGGTCGCTGACACAGAGGCCGAAAAAGAGCGCGTACGCGAAGTGGTTCGCAATCTGACCGACCACTTGCTGCGTAATAATTTTCGTTTGATCGACCACGACGGCGCGCCCGCCCGCTGGTCAGACTACTCGCCCGAAGCGCTCAATACCGAACACTATTGGTATAACGAACGCGGTTTGAAATCGCTCAGCATGTTGACGTATCTCGCTGTGGCGGAACATATTACTGGCGACGAAACATACGGCGCCGCTGCCCGTGAACTGATGGAAAAACACAACTACGACACCAACGCCATGGTGACCAAAATTCAATTCGGGGTCGGGTCGGGCAATCAGTCAGACGACGAGATGGCGGTCATGTGCTATTACAACTTAATTAAGTACACAAACGACCCCGTCTTGCGCGAAGAAATGGCCTATTCGTTCTATAAATATTGGATTCTCGAACAGCCGGAGATGAACCCGTTTTTCAACTTCGCCTTCGCCGCCAGCGCGGCGCGGAATCCCCATTATAAAAATCCCTGGGGCGAATACACCCTTAAACCGTGGGACGGTTGGTTGGAAGATTCCGTCGCGACGCTGACCGGGTTCCCGCTGGACCGGGTGAACTGGCCGCTGCAAAACAGCCACCGGCTGGATATCGCGCGGCTTATGCGCCAGGCGGAAGTCGATCCCTACGATGAGCCGGGGCGCGACCGCGGGCTGCGGGTAAACGGTAAGGTATTGCCCATCGAAAACCGCCATTTCAACCATTGGAACACCGATCCGTATTCACTGAATTACGGCGGCAACGGGCGCACTCTAGCCAGCGGCGCCGTCTATCTGTTGCCTTATTACATGGGGTTGTATTACGAATATATTCAGTAGATTGGCGTATGTTCGCATCGCGCACGTGATTCGTAATGTTTATCTATTTGATAGACATCCTTCAATTTGAAAGTAAGAGTGAGAATGGTTTTCGTTGATGTCAATTCTCGAGTTCTTTTCGTAAGGCTTGTGTCTTGAGTGTCTACGGGTTTGTTTCGGGCGCTCTCGGGGGAATTGGTACGGTGATTGCGCTAAGAGAAAGCGCAATCATTTATTTCAAGGAGAGAGATAATGAAATTAAGTTGGAACCCTATATTCGTATTCACATTGTTGCTGACGGTTAGCCTGTCATCCCAGGCGGCGCTGCAATCAACCGTAAAATTTGAAGACGTGAAATTGACGCTGCCCGAGGGCGGGGGCGTTTTGAGTTTTAATTATCCAGACGTATTCAATTTGCTGCTGACGGATTGTGTGATCTCGTATGACATTGATATGAGCAAAATCAAGCAAACGGACGCAGGGAAGACGCCGTTCATCTCGATTGGAATGCGCGAAGTGATGGACTCACCGGATGAGTGGGACAATTTCATCCCTGGCGACGTCGGCGTACAGCCGGGCGGAAAAGGCGGTTGGCTGCTCTCGCTGGTCGGTGATCTGAGCGGCGCGAATAATTCATTTGATTTTAACGATAAGCACCAGTTGCAGACATCAGGCTTTATTGAAGAAAACGCCTACGACGCCGAATTCATCAACGGCACTCTTTCGGCGAGCGGCGGTTCAATTGGTTCGGCGCCGCCCTACAACTTCGGGATATGGTTTGATCGTAAAAAAGCCGGCAAATTTATTGAAGATTCCTGGGGCTATATCAAAGGCGTCAATTACGAAACGGAAGGAAAGTACAGCATTCAGATTCATTATCATGCAACCAGCGCCAGTGAAGGCGTGATGTTTGCTTCGATCAATGGAATGCCGCAGGGTTTCTACCCGTTCGGCGACCGTCCGCCGCTTCATTACCCGGCGGGAATCACTTTTAGCGGCGAGATGTCGAAGATGCAGGTTTTTGTTGGGATTCTCGGCGATCCGCTCGACACCCGCGGCGAAATCCCCATCGACAATTTTTCAGTGGCGGTCTATGGAAAAGGCGAGGCCATTTCTCCTTCTGCGCCTGACATCACGCCGCCGACGATCTTTCTTCGCGGACCGTCATCCATCACGGTTGAACAAGATAATGACGCGGTGAAGACGCTTGATCTGAGCGCGTTTGCGATGGACGATCAGGATGGTTCGATTGAAGTTGTTGCGGACGAGAGTGATGTGAATTATAACAAATCCGGTTTGTATAAAATTAAATATAGTGCGACCGATTCCGCTGGCAACACTGCAACCGCGCAACGTACAATCAATGTTAAGAAAAATGCAAAACTTGACGGCGCCATCTCTAGCGGAAATTATTCAAGCCTTGATTTCACTTCCCCTGACGGCGGCGGAATCGACCACACATCCTATCGTGACGTTTATGATTTGACGCAGCATGATATTCGCTTGTCGTATAAAGTTGATCTAAAAAAAGTCAAACAAACAGCCCCCTGGCGCTCTGTTTTGGTTGAAGTTGGTTTGCGCAATTTCACCAGTGAACCAACGCCGTTAGACAATTTTAATCCAGGACAATTTGAGTCTCACCCCGGCGGCAAGGGCGGCTGGATGATCTCTCTGGTCGGCGACTTAGAAGATAACCCGAAAGTTGTGAATTTTAATGATAAACACAACCTGCAAACATCAGGTAATATTGATGAACTCGCTTACGATGTGTTGTATTCAAAAAGTGGGTATGAAGTGACAGAACCGTTGGGAATCGGCATTCCCTTCAGTTATGGAATCTGGTTTGACCGCTCAAACGTCGACAAAACTTCGCGGAAATTGTGGGGCGCTCATCCTTCGCGTACATACAATACAAATGGAACCTATGATATTGAAATCACCTACAGCGCGATATCGGAGAAACAGGGCGTGATGTTTAGCCGTGTGAATGGCGTCCCGCAGGGGTTTTTCCCAACCTATGACGGCCCGCCGTTGTTGATGCCGGTCGGCGTTGATTTCACCGCAGACCTGAAAAACCTGCAACTCTTCGCCGGTCTGTTGTCTGATCCTGACTATGCAAACGGCGAAGTGGAAATCAGCAATATTAACATTGAACTGCATCCAAAAGCATCGTTGGGCGCACCTGGATTTTTGAACGAAAAGGAATGAATAAGATAGGAAATTCAATGAAATTACATA containing:
- a CDS encoding DUF5011 domain-containing protein, which translates into the protein MKLSWNPIFVFTLLLTVSLSSQAALQSTVKFEDVKLTLPEGGGVLSFNYPDVFNLLLTDCVISYDIDMSKIKQTDAGKTPFISIGMREVMDSPDEWDNFIPGDVGVQPGGKGGWLLSLVGDLSGANNSFDFNDKHQLQTSGFIEENAYDAEFINGTLSASGGSIGSAPPYNFGIWFDRKKAGKFIEDSWGYIKGVNYETEGKYSIQIHYHATSASEGVMFASINGMPQGFYPFGDRPPLHYPAGITFSGEMSKMQVFVGILGDPLDTRGEIPIDNFSVAVYGKGEAISPSAPDITPPTIFLRGPSSITVEQDNDAVKTLDLSAFAMDDQDGSIEVVADESDVNYNKSGLYKIKYSATDSAGNTATAQRTINVKKNAKLDGAISSGNYSSLDFTSPDGGGIDHTSYRDVYDLTQHDIRLSYKVDLKKVKQTAPWRSVLVEVGLRNFTSEPTPLDNFNPGQFESHPGGKGGWMISLVGDLEDNPKVVNFNDKHNLQTSGNIDELAYDVLYSKSGYEVTEPLGIGIPFSYGIWFDRSNVDKTSRKLWGAHPSRTYNTNGTYDIEITYSAISEKQGVMFSRVNGVPQGFFPTYDGPPLLMPVGVDFTADLKNLQLFAGLLSDPDYANGEVEISNINIELHPKASLGAPGFLNEKE
- a CDS encoding SLBB domain-containing protein: MTATGNLTWVGSIQQNGVVGAGGAGFPSYAKLKTPVEYVLLNGAECEPLLHKDKELMKRFPDEIVEGLKRVRDHLGASEVVLGVKHKYHDVIELLEARCDDKMRVYHLPDAYPAGDEFVLVYEGTGRVIPPGGLPLHVGCVVMNVETILNIVHDKPVTTKYLTVAGAVNDPKTVEVPIGVSIREVIEACGGASVEPYAVLTGGAMMGKLPASLDEPITKTTGGLLVFPTDHSLIHKYQRTETAIKVIGKSACDQCSFCTELCPRYLLGHPIEPHKAMRALGFSHEKLSLIGGSMFCCECNICSLIACPEDLDPKNVCVMNKVELRAESYKYPEDAPKRDVHGMREGRQTPISRLIQKLGLSEFTNKGPLTEIPLNPKFVTIPLRQHIGAPAQAAVKRGDRVRVGDVIGSIEDGQLGCPVHASMDGVVREVNETQIIIDA
- a CDS encoding BMC domain-containing protein; the encoded protein is MSQAIGMLELSSIGVGFEAQDAMLKASSVKLLIARTICSGKYAVVVGGEVSDVQSSLEAGIALCKDALIDKLLIPNVHPSVFPAVSNSVELKASDCGAMGIVETFTVSCILEAADAAAKAADVTLFRVHVAMAIGGKGFLQITGDVSSVRAAVAEAAQVAIERGVLVSKVVIPNPREELFYETI